Genomic DNA from Paucilactobacillus hokkaidonensis JCM 18461:
CGGGTAACTTATCAGAAACGGCGCGACTTACTACTAGCAGGATTGCAAAAAGCAGGATTCACGTGTGCTAATCCAAATGGTGCTTTTTATCTCTTTGCCAAAATTCCAGCAGGATTAACTAACGATAGTTGGAAGTTCTGCTATGATCTCGCTAAAGAAGCAAAGGTGGCAGTCATTCCGGGAGCTTCATTTGGACCTGGCGGCGAGGGCTATGTCCGGATCAGTTATGCTGCTAGTACAGAAGATTTAACGAAGGCAATTAAACGAATTCAAGCTTATGTGAGCGAGCGACTTACTAAATAAACAAAAAATTGTTGCAGAATATAAAATCTGCAACAATTTTTTTATTAAATAGTAGTGTGTCAAAGACTTTTGATAGCATTAATTCACTAATTAAGGTAACTTGAAAGTGGAGGGATGTAGTATGAAAATTGGGCAGCGACTGCAGGATCTGCGACAAAAAAATGGTGCTAGTCAAGAAATGGTTGCCAACAAGATTCATGTTTCACGCCAAACCATTTCCAACTGGGAAAATGAACACAGCATTCCGGATTTACAGAGTTTATTGTTATTAGCCGATTTATACTCTACAACATTGGATGAGTTAGTGAGGGGCGATTTGGATATGCTAGATGCAAAAAAAGTAATCAAACAAATGGTTTGGTACACGGTTGGTTTGCTTGTTTCCGTAATATTTGTTTATTTAGGTTTTTATTTACTGACATTTGGAAAATATTGGTCAGTGGCATCATATTTAACCGGTTTTGCATTATTTGCATACTTTACGTATAAATTTTTTAAACTACAAAAGCAAAAAAATGTATGGACGATTGCAGAAATTAGATATTATATGAAAACGGGAAAGATAAGGAAAAGTAAAAATCGAAAGAGAAAGGTGATATTTGAATCCCTGTTCGGAGCATTACTGGGAGCAATAATTGGAGTTGTTTTAATGTTCATACTACTGCATTTTATGCGGTTTTAACAAAAATATTTCCCAGGAAATAGCTATAAATTGATTGGTTGTTGCAGTTCATCAATTAGTTTTTCCATCAGTGGGTTAACTTGTGGGCGGTATGCTAATACAATATCAAAATGCGGTTGATTTTTGTCCGTTAGATTGATTGTGTGGACTGATTGGTCATCTTTCAAGGCTAATTCGGTTAAAAAACTAATCCCAACATTTTCATGGACCATTCCTTTTAAAACATTAATATCTGGTGTTGTGTATGCAATTTGGGGCTCAAAATGGTTGATTGCCGCGAGTTTGCGAAAGGCAGCTGGATGAACGAATCCTTCTTTTAACGTGATGAAGGGTTCTTTTTTTAGTTCCGCAAATTTAATTGCAGTTTGCTGCTGGAGATCGTGTTTCGGACTCACAATAATTTTAAAATCAGTTTTAGCCAGAGTGATTGTTTTGATTTGTGCCATTTCAATCGGATCAACCGTTCCTAGTAGTGCAACATCAATTTCGCCAGATTGCAGTTGCTGTTGTAGAGTTGCCGAGCCGGCCTCAAATGTTTGCAAATGTGACATTAAATTTTGTTGAATTAATCGTTTGGCTAGTTGAGGAAAATAATAAGTACCAATAATTGGTGGCAGTCCAAAGCGGATCTTTTGTTGTGTCAACGTGACAATATCCGCTTTGGCAGTGACTAACTCTTGTAAGATGGCT
This window encodes:
- a CDS encoding LysR family transcriptional regulator, with the translated sequence MNFRDLEYFVQLTEDRNYTKTAQHFAVSQPTITYAVKRLEAELGVPLFIRDQSHHQLDLTLAGQEFGEHAKAILQELVTAKADIVTLTQQKIRFGLPPIIGTYYFPQLAKRLIQQNLMSHLQTFEAGSATLQQQLQSGEIDVALLGTVDPIEMAQIKTITLAKTDFKIIVSPKHDLQQQTAIKFAELKKEPFITLKEGFVHPAAFRKLAAINHFEPQIAYTTPDINVLKGMVHENVGISFLTELALKDDQSVHTINLTDKNQPHFDIVLAYRPQVNPLMEKLIDELQQPINL
- a CDS encoding helix-turn-helix domain-containing protein, yielding MKIGQRLQDLRQKNGASQEMVANKIHVSRQTISNWENEHSIPDLQSLLLLADLYSTTLDELVRGDLDMLDAKKVIKQMVWYTVGLLVSVIFVYLGFYLLTFGKYWSVASYLTGFALFAYFTYKFFKLQKQKNVWTIAEIRYYMKTGKIRKSKNRKRKVIFESLFGALLGAIIGVVLMFILLHFMRF